CAATCGGTCTCGGCCGGGCTGGCGGGGCTGGAATCGCTGGTGGGCATTCCAGGAACGATTGGCGGCGCGGTGCGTGGGAATGCCGGGGGCCGGCATGGTGAAATCGGCGAAGTGGTCCGTTCGGTCGAAGTCATGACCACGCGCGGCGAAGTGTTCGTGCGGAGCGGGGATGAGCTGACGTTCGAATACCGGTTCAGCAGTATCAATGAGCTGGTGATCCTGTCGGTGGAACTGGATCTGAAGCGGGGGGATGTCGAAGAACTGACCCGTCGCATGCGGCAGTTGTGGATCACTAAAAAGGCCTCGCAGCCGTTTTCATTTCAATCGGCAGGCTGCATTTTCAAGAATCCCCGCGGCCTGAGTGCCGGGAGCCTGATAGAACAATCCGGCCTGAAGGGGACGCGGATCGGCGGCGCGGAAGTGAGCGATCGTCACGCGAATTTCATTGTGACGCATGCCGGCGCGACATCGGCGGACGTGCTGAATTTGATCGAGCTGATTCAGTCCCGCGTCCGCGAGCGACACGGCATCGATCTGGAAGTCGAAATCAAGATCTGGTGATTTTTTGCAGTTGGTAGTGGGATGTTGATAGTTGATAGGGCAGCAAAACAGAGTATTTGTTTACCGCTGACCGCTACTCTCGCATGCCGCCGGGGGTCCAGAGGACGTCGCCCTTGCCGGCGTCGTTGGCCATGCGGGCCATGACGAACAGCAGGTCGGACAGGCGATTGAGATAGATCGTCGCCTGCGGATTGAGCTTTTCTTCTGCTGCGAGTTTCAAGACCTCGATCTCGCTGCGGCGACAGATCGCCCTCGCCATATGCAGCAGCGCCGCCGCAGGCGTTCCGCCGGGCAGAATGAAGCTGGTGAGGGGCTGCAACTGGCTGGTGTCAGCGTCGATCCAGTGTTCGAGCTGCGTCACCTGTTCTGAAGTCACCCGTAACGGCGGAAACTCGGGCGGGATGTCTGTTTCGGGGACGCACAGGTCGGCTCCCACATCGAACAGATCGTTCTGAATGCGTGTCAGACGTGCCTGCTGCTCTGCCGTCAACTGGCCGAGAGCCAATGCCGCACCGAGCGTCGAATTGAGTTCGTCGACGCTGCCATAGGCTCCGATACGCGGGTGGGTTTTGGGAACCCGTTCGCCGTTTCCGAGGGCCGTTTCGCCGGTGTCGCCTGACTTTGTGTAGATGCGGTTGAGGTAGACCATGGGCGTTTCGCGCTGCAGGTGTCGAAGGCCGGTCCCGTCGGGGCGCGGCGTGTTTCAAGTTCTGAACAATATGACAATCCCCGCGCCAAGCAATCGAAGCGCTGGAGGGTTGGTCTGTGACGCGGCGTCAGTGGTAGTTTGACGCAGGCTTCTGACTCGAAGTCTTTTCTCAACAACAATTAAGGTTCGAAAGATGGTCTGAGGACAGGTGGTCCGGTTGTGACGACGGTATGGGTTGTGCCAGTTGCAATGGTTATTCGCAAGGTGACGGTCGTGTGGATCGCACCGTAAGTAACTGTTGTAACGACTTTGAGGAGCGAGATGGATGGAAGCAGCCCTGCCGCCTGTTGGGCGTCAGGGAGTGGTGAGAGCGCGGGCGGCGACCTGAGACATCGTCCACCGCGGAAAACTCCGCGGGGAACCTGCGGAATCGGGAGGCATTTGACAGTTCGTCGGCTGCGTCAGGCTGGCGAAGGGCGAATTCGGCATGTCTTCGCCTGTGCTCAAGTGCGATTCCCGATTCCGTTGGCCCCGCAGGCGTGTTCCGGCCGCGACCTTCCCAATCTGCTCATCACGGCGTCTGCCATCTCGGGAGCAACCCCATGACACGTCTCGCCCTGGCCCTGTGGGCCGATGAACGCGGTTTTATTTTGTCCGCCGAACTGGTGATTATCGCCACGACGGTGATTCTGGGACTGACGGTCGCCCTCGTGGCGATGCGCGATGCCCTGGGAGGCGAAATGTCGGACCTGGCCGGCGCATTTCGCAACCTGGATCAGTCGTACTACTACACCGGCATGCGAGGCTGCCCGAAGGGGAAAGGCTTCACATCCTGGACGGCGGGTTCCGGCTATCTCGATACAAACTTGAGAACCACCGGACCTCAGCAGGACTTCTGCATGGAAGACCACATTGTCGGGACGCGCACGCTGCCGGACGGAACGGTGGTCTGCCCGAAGCCGTATCTGCCAGAGGCCCCCTACTGTCCGGTCCCGAGTCCGGCGCCTGCCCCGTGTCTGGACTGTCCGCCGGTGCTGAACGCGCCGCCGATCTACAACGGACCACCAGTGCTGCAGGCTCCGAGCGTGCCGTGTCCAGGCTGCGGCAAAACGGTTCCACAATCGGTCCCCTGTCCGACCTGCGTCCCGGGAACGACGAGCCACGGATCATCGACGCTGTATGCACCGGGAGTCTCCGGCCCCTACCTGCCTGGGATGCCTGTCACTGGCTCGATGCCGTACACGACGCCGATCAATCGGGCTCCGGCGGGTCCATTGCAGGTGTGGTGAGAAGAGTCGAGTGTCGAGAGTCCAGTGTCCAGAGCCAGAAGATGCTGAAGGCTGACCGCTGAAAGCTGATTGCTGAAACGCAGCGTGGTACGATCTTGATTGATCGGCCACGCTGTTTTTGTTTTGTGGGTCTGGTGTGAACGAATTGACCGGTGCGGACGCGGGTGGGAGCTTGCGGATCCTGTTTGTGACAGGCCGTCTGGCCGAAGGTCTGACGCGGCAAGTCATTGCCGAAGTGAGTGCGAAATCCGGCTTTGCCTGGGAAGTGCAGGTGGTCGGCATTTCGGTCGCCGCGCTGCTGCATGTGGATTGGCTCAAACGCAAACTGACGATCCCTGGCAAGTTTGATCGGGTGATCGTGCCGGGCTGGTGTCAGGGGGATCTGCGAGTGCTGGAAACGGCATTCGGCATCCCGTTTACCAGAGGCCCGAAAGATGTGCGGGATCTGGGAACGTTTCTAGGAAATGAGCAACAGCCGCCGCCGGACCTGTCGCGGTATGACATCGAGATTCTGGCGGAGATCAATCATGCGCCGCAGTTGAGCGAACAAGTACTGGTGCGGCAGGCGCTGGACTATCGCGCTGCGGGCGCGGATGTGATCGATCTCGGCTGCGTGCCGGGAGGTGTCTGGAAAGATGCCGGGCAGGCGGTGCGGCGACTGCGCGAAGCCGGCCTGCGAGTTTCCATCGACAGCTTTGAGCGGGACGAAGTGGAGCTGGCGGTTGCGGCCGGGGCGGAGCTGGTGTTGAGCTGCAATCGCAGCAATGTCGAGTGGGCGGCAGCGCTGGATGTGGAGTTCGTCGTCATTCCAGATGATCCGTCGCAACTGGAGACCATGTGGGAAACCGCGAGCGTGCTGCGGGAACGTGGACGGCCGTTTCGGCTCGATCCGATTCTGGAGCCGATCGGGTTCGGGTTTGCGGCGTCGCTGGCACGGTATCAGGCGACTCGAAAGCGGGATGTTTCACTCCCCATCATGATGGGGATCGGGAACGTGACGGAACTCTCGGAAGTCGACAGTGCGGGGATTAACTTTCTGCTCGCGGCGATCTGTCAGGAACAGCAGATTCACAGCGTGCTGACGACGCAGGTGATCAACTGGTGCCGTTCGTCTGTGGCGGAGTTCGACAAGGCGCGGCGGCTCGTGAAGTATGCGATCGACAATCAGACTCCGCCCAAACGGGTGAATAGCGAACTCGTGCTGCTGCGCGACGCCAAGGTCTCCACATTGGGTGATGAGACGCTGCGGGAACTGTCAGGTCAGCTGAAAGACCCCAATTACCGGATCTTTGTCGAACGAGGAGAGATTCATGTGATGAACCGCGACGGATACTGGCGGGGGAGGGACGCCTATGAACTGTTCGACCAGTTCTCGATCGCCGGTTCCGGAGTCGATCCGAGCCATGCGTTCTATCTGGGCTATGAATTATCCAAGGCGGTCACGGCGCTCACGCTGGGGAAACAATACCGTCAGGACGAGGCATTGCAGTGGGGCTTTTTGACGATGCCTGAGCCGAGTGCGCATGAGCGACGTCATCGCCAGCGGCCGGTTCCGGGAGAGCCCACATGAGCCGCGCACCGTTTGTGCAGGAGCTGCGGCCTGTCCCGAGCGTCGAACAGGCGTTGCGGGCGTTCGCGCATTTGCGAGGCGTGGTCCTGTTCGACAGTTCGCTGCGCCGGCTGCCGTTGGGACGGTATTCGTTTCTGTCGGCGGAGCCGTTTGAGGTCTTCGAGCAAGCGCAGGCGCGCGATGCTGCGGTGCTGCCGTTGATGGAGGCCCGGTTGCAGACTCTACGGTGTGAGACCGTGCCGGACCTGCCGCCGTTTCAGGGGGGGGCGGCCGGGCTGCTGTCGTATGAGTTGGGGCAGAGTTTTGAACGACTGCCGAATCCGCGCTGGAACCCGATGCGGCTGCCTGCGGCTGTCATCGGGCTCTATGACTGGACGCTGGCGTGGGACCATGTGCAGTCGCGGTGCTGGTTCGTCGGGCATGACTTTGGTGACTCCACAAGCAAAGTGAGGGCTGAAGAGCGCTGGCGGCAGGTGCAGGAGTTGCTGACATCTTCTGAATCTGAACAGCTTAAAGGCGAGTCGGACCAACGATTTGCCCCTCACCCCCGGCCCCTCTCCCCTGAGTACAGGGGCGAGGGGGGCGTACTAGAGGGCATGCCGGTGTTTGAGTTGCCGCAACTAGTCGGGCTGGTGAGTAACTTTGATCACTCACGCTATCTGGCGGCGGTGCAACGGGTGATCGATTACATCCATGCAGGCGATGTGTTTCAGGCGAATCTGTCGCAGCAGTTGTATTTCCCTGCGAAGCGGAGTCCGCTGGAGCATTACCTGACGTTGCGGCGAAAGAACCCGGCGCCGTTTGCGAGCTATTTCGCCCACGACGATTGGGCGGTGTTGTCGTCTTCGCCGGAGCGGTTCCTACAGGTGCGAAATCGGACGGTCAGCACACGACCGATTAAAGGAACCCGACAGCGGCGACCTGCCCCGGAAGCGGACCTGTTCACTCGCGATGAATTGCGGGAAAGCGGGAAGGATCGGGCCGAGAACGTGATGATCGTCGATCTGTTGCGGAACGATTTGTCCCGAGTGTGCCAGGCGGGGAGCATTCGCGTGCCGGAGCTGTGTCAGGTGGAAGCCTATGAAACGGTGGCCCATCTGGTGTCGGAAGTGCAGGGGACGCTCCGCGATGAAGCCACGCTGAGCGACTTGCTCAAGGCGACGTTTCCTGGCGGGTCGATTACGGGCGCGCCGAAGATTCGGGCGATGGAGATTATCACCGAACTCGAACAGACCGCGCGCGGGGCGTATTGCGGCAGCCTGTTCTATGCCGGCTTCGATGGCACGTTCGACAGCAGTATTCTGATCCGCACGATGACGCAGCGCGGCGGCTGGCTGTCGCTGCCTGCCGGGGGCGGAATCGTGGCGCAGTCGGAGCCTGAGCAGGAGTATCAGGAGACGCTCCACAAAGTGCGCGGGTTGCTGCGATCTCTTCAGTGGCCCAATGACCAATGACAAATCTTTCCGTCGTTGTTGAGCATACCCGGGCGAGGGGAGCATGCGTCAGTCCAACTGAAAAAGTCGCCGTGTGTTGGCTGTCGTGTGTTGGGCGAGTTCTTCGAGTGAGAGTCCGCGGAGTTCGGCCAGGCAGCGGGCGGTGTGGATGACGTTAGCCGGTTCGTTGCGTTTGCCGCGCAGCGGGACCGGGGAGAGATAGGGGGAATCGGTTTCGACCAGCAGATGGTCGACTGGGACGGTTTTGGCGACGTCGCGCAGCGCCTGATTGCTCTTGAACGTGAGCATGCCTGCAAAGGAGAGATACATGCCGAGTTCCAGACAGGCGTCAGCGGTCGCCTGATCTCCGCAGAAGGAGTGCATCACGCCGCGCAAGGGAGCGATTTTCGCTTCCTCGCGCAGCACCGCGACGACGTCGGCATCGGCTTCGCGGCAATGGACGATGAACGGCTTGTCGACCCGTCGTGAGAGTTCGATGTGGCGATGAAAGAACTCCTGCTGCAACGCGAACGGCGAGGTGTCCCAGTAGCGGTCGAGTCCGGTTTCACCGACGGCGACGACATGCGGGTCGCTGGCCAGTGCGGCGATGAAGTCGAAGTCGTCGGCTTGAGCCTGCGCAACGTAGTTCGGTTGAATCCCGACGACAGCGCGGAGCTGGGGATGCGTTTTCGCCAGCAGCAGTGCGGCCTGACAACTGGGGGCGGTGACGCCGATGGTGAAGATCATCTCGATCCCCTGTTCCCGGGCCCGTTGCAGCACCGCTTCCAAATCGGTTTCAAAAGACTGTTCGTCAAGATGGGCGTGAGTGTCGATCAACATGATGGGGTAAAAGACCTTGAAAATCCGAAATTCGAAGCACGAAATCCGAAACGAAGATTCGTGTTCAGAATTTGGAACTGTTTCGAAATTCGGATTTCGTGCTTCGGATTTATTTCATCCATGCTGGTGGGGCGGAGCCGCCGGGGAGGTCGACGGACCAGAGTTTTTCTAGGCCGCTGCGCTGCGACTTGAGAATCTCCACGATCAGGGCGTGTGCTTCAGGGTCGGTCTTCAGCTTTGGCAACGATTGTTCGAGTTTCTGCACCAGCGAATTCTGATTGTCGCAGAGCTGCGCGAACAGGAACTCGATGGCGACGTAGTTCATCCGGGGGAAGTCGTGGTCGTACTGGCCGAAGTCCAGACTGTGTGCCCGATCCTGCAGTAAGGCGACGATTTTTCCGGCGTCCTGGCGCTGCCGTTCGGAGAGTGAGAGTACGGCCCCTTTCAGCGGGGCCGCCTGCGGAGCCGACCACAGCCAGGCTTCGAGCACATACTGCACGAGGCTGCGGTGGAGTTCCACCAGCAGGTCGTTCAGCAGGGCATTGGAGCTGGCGGCGGTCATGAAACGGACTTTGCGTTCAAGAAGGTTTTAAGGAAGCAATGACCTGGCGACGGACTGGGCCGTCGCGGTGAGGTCGGCCATCAGGGGAGACATGCCGAGGGCGAGAATCGGCAATGTGACCATCGCCACATAGACGCCGAGCATGGCAGGCACCCGAAGTCGTCGACGATCTGTGGCAGGTTCGGTCATGAACATCGCCCGGACGACGCGGAGGTAATAAAACAGACTGAAGACGGTATTGAGTCCGCCGACGATCAGGACCACCCACATGGACCAGTGGACGCTGGCGGCTTTCAAAGTCGAGATAAAGATCAGCACCTTGGCGAATGCGCCACCCAAGGGGGGGACGCCGACCAGGCTGAAGAAGCTCAGCGTCAGGCAGACGCACAGAAACTTCATGACGGTATTACCGGTGAAGAGACCGCGATAATCGTCGATCTCTTCGCTGAAGATTTCGTTGCGGATCAGGGCCACGCAGGCGAAGGCGGCGAGATTCATGAACAGGTAGACCGCCAGGTAATACATCAGCCCTTCCAGGCATTGGGAGGCAGCCGCGGCGGGGTTGGGGAGAACTCCGGCAGGGGCGCTCAGCAGCACCAGCATCGCCGAGACGGCCATCACCATGTAACCCGCCTGAGCGATGGTGGAATAGGCCAGCAGCCGCTTCAGATTGGACTGTGTGTAAGCGGCAAGGTTGCCGTAGGTGGTGGTGATGATCGCGAGCAGGCCCAGCGTGAGCCCGATGATCAGCGACAACTGTTGCAGAGCGGCCCCGGTTCCCTGAAATGCGAGGACAAACCGCACGAGCAGCGCGAATGAAGCGGCTTTCGACGCGACCGACAGAAACGCACAGACTTCGGCGCTCGCCCCTTCGAAGGCATCCGGGCACCAGAAGTGAAAGGGCACCAAAGCCAGTTTGAAGGCCAGCCCGGCCAGCACCATGAGGATGCCGAGCAGCAGAGTCACGGAGACGGCGCTGTTTTGTGTGAGTCCCCCGTTGTCGAGCACGAGCAACACACGTTGGGCCAGGAGCGGCATTTCGGCGGTCCCCAGCAGCCCGGCGATGAGGCTGATGCCATACAGCATGACGCCGGCCGCACCTGCCCCGTAGACGACGTATTTGAGCGCCGCTTCGCCGGCCTGTCGGCGTCCCTTTTGAAACGCGACAAGGGCATAGCTGGGCACGCTCATCATTTCGACGGAGAGAAAGAGCATCAGCAGATGATTCGCCCCGACGGCGAGCATCATCCCCAGCGTGGCGCCGAACAGCAGCGTGTAGAAGTCCTGGGCGTCTTCCTGGTCGGGAATGCCGCTCAGAACTGTGAGGGCGGTCAGCAGGACGAGGAACAGACTCAGACCCAATCGCATGAAGACTGAGAACAGATCGTGAGAGAGCAGTCCGGTGAAGTAAGGGCCGGGCGTGCCGGCACCTGCTTGTGTCAGGTGCCACATCTCCGTCAGGGTTTTGAGCAAGCCTTGTTCGTCGGCGACTCGCAGATACATGAACTGGGTAAAGACGCCGACGAAGACCAGCAGTCCCCCCAGCAGGGCGACGACATGGACGGGGACTTTTCGCTGCAGCCCGCACATGCGTACGAACAACAGGGCGATGATGGTTCCGCAGAGGACCAGTTCGGGCGCAAAGATCTCGATCGACCGCGGCAGGTCGTGTCGCAACAGCAGATTGAGAATCTCGTGAACGGACATGGAACTCAAATCAAAGGAAACGAACGCCGCGGACGGAAACGCTGCTGGTCAGGAAGGAAGTCAGGGGCCGGCTTGACTGACTGGCCGGGTTGGTTCGATGGCGGAATAGCCAGCCGCCATGTCCTGGGTCAGGCGGTCGACGGTCGGCTCCATCAAGCCGAGCATGGTGTAGGGAAGGATGCCGAGCAGAATGGCGAACACCGCCAGGGTGACGCCAATCGTGCTTTCGCGGAAGTTCATGTCGACGAGGGCTTCCGGGTGAGGCCCTTTGTATTCGGGGCCCAGGTACACGCGCTGAATCGTCCACAGAATATAGGCGGCCGTGAGGATCACACCGAAGGCGGCCACAATCGCCAGCAGCGGGCTGAAGTTCCAGGTGCTGAGGACGACGAACGCCTCCCCGATGAAGCCGCACAGGCCGGGGAGACCGAGCGCCGCGAAGAAGATGATAAAGGCGACGCCGCTGTAAAAGGGCATCGTCTGCAGCAGTCCGCCGAACCGGTTGAGATCGCGGTGATGGACGCGGTCGTAGATCACGCCGACAAGGAAGAACATGCCGGCCGAGGAGACGCCGTGGGCGAGCATCTGGAACATCGCGCCCGACATCCCCATCTGCCAGAGATTGGGGTTCACGGTCGCGCCGGTTGCTTCGTTGATCTTCCAGACGGCGACGCCAATGAGGACGTAGCCCATGTGGCTGACGGAGCTATAGGCGACGAGGCGCTTGAAGTCGGTCTGAGCCATGGCCGCGAAGGCGCCGTAGATAATGCTGAACGCGCCGAGGGCGACCAGAGCATAGGCGGCGTACTGCGTTCCATAAGGGCAGAGCGGCATGGCGATGCGGAGAATTCCGTAGCCCCCCATCTTCAGCAGGATGCCTGCCAGAATCATGGAGATGGGAGCGGGGGCTTCGACGTGGGCATC
This sequence is a window from Planctomicrobium piriforme. Protein-coding genes within it:
- a CDS encoding complex I subunit 4 family protein; translated protein: MINPDPLYFLTIFLPAIGALFLLAFDRKAVQAMRLCTLTFTVATFALTLVILNEFDPTVGTMQMVVKHGWVPTWNIYYQLGVDGISLPLILLTSFVFVLAALASWSVNEKVRGYLMLFLILETGVLGVFFALDFFLFYVFWEVMLLPMYFLIGIWGGPRKEYAAIKFFLYTLFGGVLMLIAMLMFYFNSAQSELSGHQNVFDLLVLAKIGQAGQFTPTLQIAAFWLLFIGFAIKLPAFPFHTWLPDAHVEAPAPISMILAGILLKMGGYGILRIAMPLCPYGTQYAAYALVALGAFSIIYGAFAAMAQTDFKRLVAYSSVSHMGYVLIGVAVWKINEATGATVNPNLWQMGMSGAMFQMLAHGVSSAGMFFLVGVIYDRVHHRDLNRFGGLLQTMPFYSGVAFIIFFAALGLPGLCGFIGEAFVVLSTWNFSPLLAIVAAFGVILTAAYILWTIQRVYLGPEYKGPHPEALVDMNFRESTIGVTLAVFAILLGILPYTMLGLMEPTVDRLTQDMAAGYSAIEPTRPVSQAGP
- a CDS encoding NADH-quinone oxidoreductase subunit N; translated protein: MSVHEILNLLLRHDLPRSIEIFAPELVLCGTIIALLFVRMCGLQRKVPVHVVALLGGLLVFVGVFTQFMYLRVADEQGLLKTLTEMWHLTQAGAGTPGPYFTGLLSHDLFSVFMRLGLSLFLVLLTALTVLSGIPDQEDAQDFYTLLFGATLGMMLAVGANHLLMLFLSVEMMSVPSYALVAFQKGRRQAGEAALKYVVYGAGAAGVMLYGISLIAGLLGTAEMPLLAQRVLLVLDNGGLTQNSAVSVTLLLGILMVLAGLAFKLALVPFHFWCPDAFEGASAEVCAFLSVASKAASFALLVRFVLAFQGTGAALQQLSLIIGLTLGLLAIITTTYGNLAAYTQSNLKRLLAYSTIAQAGYMVMAVSAMLVLLSAPAGVLPNPAAAASQCLEGLMYYLAVYLFMNLAAFACVALIRNEIFSEEIDDYRGLFTGNTVMKFLCVCLTLSFFSLVGVPPLGGAFAKVLIFISTLKAASVHWSMWVVLIVGGLNTVFSLFYYLRVVRAMFMTEPATDRRRLRVPAMLGVYVAMVTLPILALGMSPLMADLTATAQSVARSLLP
- a CDS encoding DUF6513 domain-containing protein, whose amino-acid sequence is MRILFVTGRLAEGLTRQVIAEVSAKSGFAWEVQVVGISVAALLHVDWLKRKLTIPGKFDRVIVPGWCQGDLRVLETAFGIPFTRGPKDVRDLGTFLGNEQQPPPDLSRYDIEILAEINHAPQLSEQVLVRQALDYRAAGADVIDLGCVPGGVWKDAGQAVRRLREAGLRVSIDSFERDEVELAVAAGAELVLSCNRSNVEWAAALDVEFVVIPDDPSQLETMWETASVLRERGRPFRLDPILEPIGFGFAASLARYQATRKRDVSLPIMMGIGNVTELSEVDSAGINFLLAAICQEQQIHSVLTTQVINWCRSSVAEFDKARRLVKYAIDNQTPPKRVNSELVLLRDAKVSTLGDETLRELSGQLKDPNYRIFVERGEIHVMNRDGYWRGRDAYELFDQFSIAGSGVDPSHAFYLGYELSKAVTALTLGKQYRQDEALQWGFLTMPEPSAHERRHRQRPVPGEPT
- the murB gene encoding UDP-N-acetylmuramate dehydrogenase yields the protein MTLLTDFGNKIRLDEPLAQHTWLKLGGPAQMFAEPESVEELQALVQAADAEEIPVRLLGGGSNLLIRDEGVSGLVIRLAGDVLSSVSVEGNIVHAGGAALLSHVISQSVSAGLAGLESLVGIPGTIGGAVRGNAGGRHGEIGEVVRSVEVMTTRGEVFVRSGDELTFEYRFSSINELVILSVELDLKRGDVEELTRRMRQLWITKKASQPFSFQSAGCIFKNPRGLSAGSLIEQSGLKGTRIGGAEVSDRHANFIVTHAGATSADVLNLIELIQSRVRERHGIDLEVEIKIW
- the pabB gene encoding aminodeoxychorismate synthase component I gives rise to the protein MSRAPFVQELRPVPSVEQALRAFAHLRGVVLFDSSLRRLPLGRYSFLSAEPFEVFEQAQARDAAVLPLMEARLQTLRCETVPDLPPFQGGAAGLLSYELGQSFERLPNPRWNPMRLPAAVIGLYDWTLAWDHVQSRCWFVGHDFGDSTSKVRAEERWRQVQELLTSSESEQLKGESDQRFAPHPRPLSPEYRGEGGVLEGMPVFELPQLVGLVSNFDHSRYLAAVQRVIDYIHAGDVFQANLSQQLYFPAKRSPLEHYLTLRRKNPAPFASYFAHDDWAVLSSSPERFLQVRNRTVSTRPIKGTRQRRPAPEADLFTRDELRESGKDRAENVMIVDLLRNDLSRVCQAGSIRVPELCQVEAYETVAHLVSEVQGTLRDEATLSDLLKATFPGGSITGAPKIRAMEIITELEQTARGAYCGSLFYAGFDGTFDSSILIRTMTQRGGWLSLPAGGGIVAQSEPEQEYQETLHKVRGLLRSLQWPNDQ
- a CDS encoding cob(I)yrinic acid a,c-diamide adenosyltransferase, with amino-acid sequence MVYLNRIYTKSGDTGETALGNGERVPKTHPRIGAYGSVDELNSTLGAALALGQLTAEQQARLTRIQNDLFDVGADLCVPETDIPPEFPPLRVTSEQVTQLEHWIDADTSQLQPLTSFILPGGTPAAALLHMARAICRRSEIEVLKLAAEEKLNPQATIYLNRLSDLLFVMARMANDAGKGDVLWTPGGMRE
- a CDS encoding TatD family hydrolase, with the protein product MLIDTHAHLDEQSFETDLEAVLQRAREQGIEMIFTIGVTAPSCQAALLLAKTHPQLRAVVGIQPNYVAQAQADDFDFIAALASDPHVVAVGETGLDRYWDTSPFALQQEFFHRHIELSRRVDKPFIVHCREADADVVAVLREEAKIAPLRGVMHSFCGDQATADACLELGMYLSFAGMLTFKSNQALRDVAKTVPVDHLLVETDSPYLSPVPLRGKRNEPANVIHTARCLAELRGLSLEELAQHTTANTRRLFQLD